GCCTGATTAAGGATGGTCTGATGGAGTGTAGACGCTCACTGGAGGAGCTCGCCCCAAGATTGTGGAAGAAAATGAAAACTGAGGGGCTTGATCCTGCCTTGACTGTAAAACTTAGGGCACCTTCTACATCACCGGACTTATACAACTTAATTGATGGTTTGATTGGCTATATTAAAGAAATAGAGAAAAAGCCTGGCATTAATAATTTTTCTCGGCATCGCCAATGTTTGATGAAAGTAAAAGATGTTAGTAAAAAGAATCAAGTTACATGGAATTTACTGAATAAGGGAACTCACGAGGAAGATAGAGATGAAGAATTTGATGAAAATCAAGCTAAAGAACTCTTTGAACTGTGTCTAGAATTTGAGGGCTTAATTAAAAACTATTCAAGGGAAGAGTTTAAAATTGATACGGTCAACTAAACATAACAAAGCAATGGTTCGGAAATTCAAAAGCTCCAGCTTCGCCTCCACTTTTGAAATCCGCACATTGCGGCGTTATACCAGCATTAAAGAACCCAAAGGATAAAACCGATGTCATACCCTCTCTGTCCAAAATGTAACTCAGAATTCGTCTACGAAGATCAGACTAATCTGGTTTGTCCCGAATGTGCGCATGAATGGAATCCGTCGGAGGCGGCGCAGGAAGAAGAGATCTTTACCGTAAAAGATGCAAACGGAACCCTGCTTGAAGCGGGCGATAAGGTCACACTGATTAAAGACCTTAAAGTGAAAGGCAGCTCGCAAGTCCTTAAAGTCGGCACAAAAGCGAGCATAAGAAGAATAGTAGAAGGCAAGGATCACGAGCTTGACTGTAAGCTTGCGGGTGCCGGTGAAATGATGGTGACCGCTAAGTTTGTGAAGAAAGCTTAGCGCGAACTCAACTCCCGGGTTACATCAGTCATCATCTTGCATAGGTATTGAATACTTCCCTGAATCAAGACCCGATAGCCGCTCATCAATACAGGATTGTTCCAGATCTGATAAGACCAGTGATTCATTGTCGGGGCAGAATCGGTGCGTATCGTTATAGCCATCAAACTTAATCTTGCCGAGAATGCGACCGCTTCCACTAATGCAATCAAGTTCTTGTTGAATGGGCCAGAACAGCACCATCTGCAATCTCCTTTTTAAGCCTATCTTTCAGTAGCTCATCGCCGCAGGATGCGACTCCTACAAAGAGCTGCACCCTGCCTTTTCTAGCAAGTGGCGCAGCCACGTCTAGCAGCTGCGAAGCAGCGTTCTAGCGACTTCTACGCCTTCCTCTGCCGAACTGCTTCAAATAAACAAACCCCAGTCGCAACCGATACGTTTAACGAGGAAACTTCCCCCGCCATATCAATCTTTACCAGAAAATCGCAGTTTTCACGGGTGAGACGACGCATTCCCTGACCTTCCGCCCCCATTACCAGCGCCATCGGACCTTTCAGGTCGGCATTGTAGATCAGCGTGTCGGCTTCGCCGGCGGTCCCGGTGATCCAGACGCCCTTCTGCTGCAGATCTTTCAGGGTACGTGCCAGATTAGTCACCAGTACGTAGGGCACGACTTCCGCGGCGCCACAGGCCACTTTACTGGCGACAGCGTTAAGCGGTGCCGACTTATCTTTTGGTGCTATCACCGCGTGCACACCCGCCGCATCAGCAGTCCGCAAACAAGCCCCAAGATTATGCGGGTCAGTAACACCGTCTAACACCAGCAGGAAAGCCGGTTCTTCAAGCTTTTCTAACATCGCGTCCAGGAACTGTTCGTTCTTCGTTTGAATCGGTTCACAGGCCACAACGACGCCCTGGTGCACGCCCTCTTCCGCCATCTCGTCCAGTTCTTTACGACTCACCCACTCGACTTGAATCTGTTTGGCTTTCGCCAGATCCAGCAATTTTTGCATCCGGCCATCAGCGCGGCCTTTTAACGCCCACATCCCTTTAACACGCTTGCTGTCTCGTTCCAGCGTGGTGGTCGCGGCATGTATGCCAAATATATATTCAGGACGCATTCTCTGTCTCTTTCTGTTCGTTTTCTGTGCTAGCCGGGCTAAACCAGCCTGAACTGTTCTGTTGTACCAGGTCCACCAGCAGGCTGATCATCCCCGGATCATCATTCAGGGCAGGAATATACTGATACTGTTCACCGCCTCCGGCCATAAATATATCGCGATTTTCTACTGACAGCTCTTCCAGTGTTTCCAGACAGTCCGCTGAGAATGCCGGCGAGATAATATCAACCCGTTTAGTACCAGTCTCAGGCAGCTTCTCAAGGGTTTTATCGGTATAGGGCTGTAACCAGGCCTTCGGCCCAAAACGGGACTGGAAAGTGGTCTGCCACTGCTCTGGTGTCAACTCCAATTCACTTGCCAGCAGTTCTGAGGTGCGGTGACAATGGTCCGGATAAGGATCGCCCCGGTCGGCATATTCCTGAGGAATACCGTGGTAAGAGAGAATCAACTTATCCCCCTGCCCATGCTCAGCGCGGTAATCGCGGACTGACGCTGCCAGCGCCTGAATATAGAGCGGATGGTCATGATAATCATGCAGCACCCGAATATCCGGCGGATTTCGGTTCTGTAACTGAAACCGGGCGATCTGATCATAGATCGGTGCCGTGGTCGTATCCGAGTATTGCGGATACAGGGGTAATACTAAAATTCTCTGGTAACCTGCCTTTTTTAACTCGGCTAAACGCGCCGTCAAACCCGGGTTGCCGTAAGTCATCGCCGAAAACACCTGAATATCCCGGTTGGGCATCTGTTGCTGCAGTGCTAACTGCAGCGCGGCAACCTGCTGGTTGAGTATCAGCCGTAAAGGGGAATCCTTATCCCAGATCGAAGCGTATAACTTAGCCACTTTACGGGGGCGGAAGGTCAGAATAATGCCGTTCAGAACTGCCAGCCAGACCAGACGCATAACGCCGTTGCCTTCAACGACCCGCCGGTCTGACAGAAACTCTTTAAGGTATCGGCGTACCGCGCCCGGCGTGGGCTGATCCGGCGAGCCTAAATTAACAAGCAGCACCGCTGTTTTGGGCTGAGACATCCGTTGAATTCCGATTGAAAGCAAAACGCTATTATCCCGGAATTACAGACAATAAAAAACCGCTCAATGGAGCGGTTTTTCATAATCAATACAAAGAATTACTTTTCCAGTGAGGCAAATACCGCATCACGGATGTCTTCAACACCACCAACACCTGGGATGTAGTTGTATTTCGGTGCACTGGCAGGAGACTCTTCAGCCCAGCCTTTGTAATAGGTGATCAGTGGCGCAGTCTGCTCATGGTATATATCCAGACGCTGACGCACGGTTTCTTCTGCATCATCTGCACGCTGAATCAGATCTTCACCGGTTACATCGTCTTTACCTTCAGTCGATGGTGGATTGAAGACAACATGATAAGTACGACCTGAACCCGGGTGCACACGGCGACCCGCCATCCGCTTGATGATCTCTTCATCGGCCACGTCGATCTCAACCACAGCATCGATCGCAACGCCTGCGTCTTTCATTGCGTCAGCCTGGGGAATGGTGCGTGGAAAACCGTCAAACAAGAATCCGTTAGCGCAATCTGACTCGGTGATCCGCTCTTTTACCAGACCGATGATGATCTCATCAGAAATAAGGCCGCCCGCATCCATTACTTTCTTCGCTTCGATACCCAGAGGCGTACCCGCTTTAACCGCTGCACGCAGCATGTCGCCTGTAGAGATCTGTGGAATGCTGTATTTATCGCAGATGTACTGAGCCTGAGTACCTTTACCGGCGCCTGGCGCACCCAAAAGAATGATTTGCATGTAAGGATTGCTCCATTTCTAATTATATAATTTTAAAAGCTGTCTGCCTGACCGTCACCTAAGACCATCGGCAATAATTCTCATAACCTGTAATCCATCGACATTACAGTGGTTTGCCTGCTACTCACAATTGGACATTCGGCCTACTACCAATATCTAATCTACCGCCAATTGCAGGAGGCCCGTTTCTCTGATCGGGCCTGTTTAAACCCCGAAATCACCGAAAACTGACGCTCGAGAGTAGTCAAAACGCGCCAATGTATCAACCCTTAAAGTGTTTAGACACCTTATTCAGTGACCCACTGGCGCGCTCAAACATCTGCTTATCAGCCCGTATTACGCATCCCTGCAGAGATACCTGCCATGGTAATCATCAGCGCCTGTTCCAAGCGTTCATCCGGTTGGTTTCGGTCCCGATAGAGCAGTTCAGCCTGGAGAAAATGTAATGGATCGATATAGGGATTCCGCACATCAATTGATTGCCGGATGATCGGATTCTCTTCCAGTAACTCATCCTGTTGCTTTATCTTCTTCACCAGCTCAACCGTGTTCGCTAAGCGGCACCGCAGATCGGCACCCAGCACTTTCAGCTCATCTGAAACCAGGCGCTTCTCATAGTATTCCGCGATGTTTCCATCTGACTTAGCGACAACCATTTCGAGCATATCAATATACGAACGAAAGAACGGCCAGTCGCGGCGCATTGTTTGCACGAGTTCGAACTGCCCCTTATCAAGAATATCCTGAAGCGCCACATCGCTACCCAACCAGGCCGGTAGCATCAGACGAATCTGGGTCCAGGCAAAGATCCATGGAATCGCTCGCAGGCTTTCCACCCCTCCATCGGCTTTTCGCTTAGCAGGAC
The genomic region above belongs to Amphritea japonica ATCC BAA-1530 and contains:
- a CDS encoding zinc ribbon domain-containing protein YjdM; amino-acid sequence: MSYPLCPKCNSEFVYEDQTNLVCPECAHEWNPSEAAQEEEIFTVKDANGTLLEAGDKVTLIKDLKVKGSSQVLKVGTKASIRRIVEGKDHELDCKLAGAGEMMVTAKFVKKA
- the rlmB gene encoding 23S rRNA (guanosine(2251)-2'-O)-methyltransferase RlmB gives rise to the protein MRPEYIFGIHAATTTLERDSKRVKGMWALKGRADGRMQKLLDLAKAKQIQVEWVSRKELDEMAEEGVHQGVVVACEPIQTKNEQFLDAMLEKLEEPAFLLVLDGVTDPHNLGACLRTADAAGVHAVIAPKDKSAPLNAVASKVACGAAEVVPYVLVTNLARTLKDLQQKGVWITGTAGEADTLIYNADLKGPMALVMGAEGQGMRRLTRENCDFLVKIDMAGEVSSLNVSVATGVCLFEAVRQRKA
- the hemH gene encoding ferrochelatase; protein product: MSQPKTAVLLVNLGSPDQPTPGAVRRYLKEFLSDRRVVEGNGVMRLVWLAVLNGIILTFRPRKVAKLYASIWDKDSPLRLILNQQVAALQLALQQQMPNRDIQVFSAMTYGNPGLTARLAELKKAGYQRILVLPLYPQYSDTTTAPIYDQIARFQLQNRNPPDIRVLHDYHDHPLYIQALAASVRDYRAEHGQGDKLILSYHGIPQEYADRGDPYPDHCHRTSELLASELELTPEQWQTTFQSRFGPKAWLQPYTDKTLEKLPETGTKRVDIISPAFSADCLETLEELSVENRDIFMAGGGEQYQYIPALNDDPGMISLLVDLVQQNSSGWFSPASTENEQKETENAS
- the adk gene encoding adenylate kinase produces the protein MQIILLGAPGAGKGTQAQYICDKYSIPQISTGDMLRAAVKAGTPLGIEAKKVMDAGGLISDEIIIGLVKERITESDCANGFLFDGFPRTIPQADAMKDAGVAIDAVVEIDVADEEIIKRMAGRRVHPGSGRTYHVVFNPPSTEGKDDVTGEDLIQRADDAEETVRQRLDIYHEQTAPLITYYKGWAEESPASAPKYNYIPGVGGVEDIRDAVFASLEK